In one window of Meleagris gallopavo isolate NT-WF06-2002-E0010 breed Aviagen turkey brand Nicholas breeding stock chromosome 4, Turkey_5.1, whole genome shotgun sequence DNA:
- the USP46 gene encoding LOW QUALITY PROTEIN: ubiquitin carboxyl-terminal hydrolase 46 (The sequence of the model RefSeq protein was modified relative to this genomic sequence to represent the inferred CDS: inserted 1 base in 1 codon) produces the protein MWCPSMPCAGNATHTIQLPWRTEPASGGTNASALEKDIGPEQFPINEHYFGLVNFGNTCYCNSVLQALYFCRPFRENVLSYKAQQKKKENLLTCLADLFHSIATQKKKVGVIPPKKFISRLRKENDLFDNYMQQDAHEFLNYLLNTIADILQEEKKQEKQNGKLKNGNMNEAEENNKQELTWVHEXFQGTLTNETRCLNCETVSSKDEDFLDLSVDVEQNTSITHCLRDFSNTETLCSEQKYYCETCCSKQEAQKRMRVKKLPMILALHLKRFKYMEQLHRYTKLSYRVVFPLELRLFNTSGDAVNLDRMYDLVAVVVHCGSGPNRGHYITIVKSHGFWLLFDDDIVEKIDAQAIEEFYGLTSDISKNSESGYILFYQSRE, from the exons GGCACCAATGCCTCTGCTCTGGAAAAAGACATTGGCCCAGAGCAGTTTCCCATCAATGAACACTACTTTGGATTGGTCAAT TTTGGGAACACCTGCTACTGTAACTCCGTGCTGCAGGCACTGTACTTTTGCCGGCCATTTCGGGAAAATGTTTTATCATACAAGGcccaacagaaaaagaaggaaaatctctTGACTTGCCTGGCAGATCTTTTTCACAGTATTGCTACTCAGAAGAAGAAAGTTGGAGTTATTCCACCGAAGAAGTTCATATCAAGGTTACGAAAAGAGAATG ATCTCTTTGACAACTACATGCAGCAGGATGCACATGAGTTTTTAAATTACTTGCTGAATACAATCGCCGACATTTTAcaggaggagaagaaacaggaaaagcaaaatgggAAATTGAAAAATGGCAACATGAACGAAGCTGAAGAGAACAATAAGCAAGAACTCACCTGGGTGCATG ATTTTCAGGGAACACTGACTAACGAAACTAGATGTTTGAACTGTGAAACC GTTAGTAGTAAAGATGAAGATTTTCTTGACCTTTCTGTTGATGTGGAGCAGAACACATCAATTACACACTGTCTAAG AGACTTCAGTAACACAGAAACATTATGTAGTGAGCAGAAATACTACTGTGAAACCTGCTGCAGTAAACAAGAGGCACAGAAAAG GATGCGAGTAAAAAAGTTGCCAATGATTCTTGCCTTACACCTCAAGAGATTCAAGTACATGGAGCAATTGCACAGGTATACTAAGCTGTCTTATCGTGTTGTATTTCCCCTGGAATTACGTCTCTTCAACACATCTGGTGACGCTGTCAACTTAGACCGGATGTATGACTTAGTAGCTGTTGTCGTTCACTGTGGAAG tggaCCGAATCGTGGGCATTATATCACTATTGTGAAAAGTCATGGATTTTGGCTCTTGTTTGATGATGACATTGTAGAG aaaatagatGCTCAAGCTATTGAAGAATTTTATGGACTGACCTCTGATATATCAAAAAATTCGGAGTCTGGTTATATTTTATTCTACCAGTCAAGAGAGTGA